The DNA sequence TTTGGTCCCCATTGATGGCGGAGATGTATTGGAACCTGTCCACCTTCTCGGCCTGTGCTTGTTGCAAGAGGTTGAGATTACCCTGGAAATCCACGTCCATGTAAGTCATGCCGTCCTTTTGACGGGTGATGCCTACTGAGGTAATGACCCAATCGATGCCTTCACAAATGCCCGCTAGGGAGTTGGGATCGGTTATCTGTCCTACAAAGACATCATCCACAGCATCGAACAGTGCCTCCTGCTCGGGTTTTCGAATCAGGACCCGGACCCAATGTCCACGGGCTTTCAATTCCCGGACGAGATAGCGTCCCAAGTACCCGGTGGCGCCGGCCACCAATACACGTTTCATGATGGTAATAGTTGATTTGAGGCTCTAAGAAAAGGGAGTCACCGAAAGCATGGATGTACCGACGTCTGGGGAGTGGCAAGGTTGCAATTGAAGGCCAGAAACCACCCTGAGACGATTCAACCCACAATTGAATCAATCGGGACAGGTCAGCGATTTTTTTGGAAAAATGAGCAGGAGGCTTGAATAATTCTCATCCCTCTGTGAGGAAAATACCTCCTAGATTTTGCCTCGATTCTGTTCTACGAAGGAGCGGAAGCAAAATCACAAACTGCATCATGAGGATTTTTACGTGGCTACTTCTTACGGTGATTTCAGGAGCCCTGATGGCCCAAACTGTCGCCAATGACTCCGTCCCTGTGCCGGGACAATGGTCCAAAGAACGAATTCAAGCTTGGTATGACCAACAGCCTTGGTTGGTCGGATGTAATTATTACCCTGCAACGGCCATCAATCAGATCGACATGTGGCAGGCGGAAACGTGGGACCCTGATCGCATCGATCTCGAATTGGGTTGGGCTGCCGATATGGGGATGAATACGCTCAGGGTATTCCTGCATGATCTCGTCTGGGAGAACGACCGAAAGGGGCTGCTTGAACGCATGGATCAGTTCCTGAATATCTGCCAACGTCATGGGATTCGCCCATGGTTCGTATTCTTCGATGATTGCCATTTCCCCAATCCTCAATTGGGAGAGCAGCCCTTGCCAGTGGTGGGATACCACAATTCAGGATGGGTGAATTGCCCGGCAAGAGATGTGGCCAATCGCTATGCGCAGGAAGAAGCCACTAGAAAGGAGCGCAAGCGCCTCAAAGGATACGTCCAGACCACCATGCGAAGATTCAAGGACGATGATCGGGTCCTGATGTGGGAACTCTACAACGAGCCCGGACAAGCAGGAATCAAGGACGCTTCTCAGAGATTGGTCTACGACTCATGGGTGTGGGCCAGAGCCGTGAATCCTTCTCAGCCGATCACCTCCTGTACAGCAGGTAGTGTAGGGGAAACCAATATTCAGATCAATGCCCTCAACTCCGATTTGCACTCGGTTCACGCCTATGGAGATGCCGACCACCTTCGCAAGCGGGTCAAGCCTTACATCGAAAGTGGCCGCCCTGTCATGGTCACAGAGTGGCTGGCTCGGGACCGCAAGAGTACGGTAGCGGAAATCCTACCTGTTTTGAAGGAATTGAACATGGGAGCCGTGAACTGGGGATTCGTCTCCGGTGAATCTGGGACCGTCTGGAATTGGGGAACTCGCCGAGCCCCAGCAGGTGGAAAAAGGAATGTGGAGGAGGAACGCGCTGCCGGGAATGTCGTGAACCCCGGAGAGGATTTTCCCGAACCCGAAATCTGGTTCCACGATTTGCTGCGAATGGACGGAACTCCCTATGACGCCGAAGAGATTGCGCTGTTTCGGAAGCTGACAGGCGCAGAACGATAACTTTTTGGGACAATATGATATTTGGAAGGCAGGCATTCGGGACTCCCTGAATGCCTGTTTTGCATGTCATGGCCGTTCAGGAGCGTGTACGTTTGATCATTTTGCACGAATTGAAGCAATTCGCCCCTAGCCGAGAATCATTCCATATCTTGGAAGAATGTACAGGGAATATCATTCAGCCTATTTATCTAAATCCATACTTCCATGATGCTATTTGAAATCGATACCGAATTGGCAGAAGTCATCCGTACGAGTTGGTTTACCCTAGATCCCGATACATACGCCTACACCAAAGTGGAGGAGGTGCGCCATCCTGAAAAGCATTTGATCGTTACCCGGGATGCAGACGAGATTACGGTGGTCACAGCGCTCCAGCATTTGGAATTGCTCGGTCGCTACGAGCGCAATCCCGAGAATTGGCGACTCATGAACATCAAATGCGGCAATCCATTCTATTGCGTGGGATTCTTGGCGTCGATCTGCTCTGAATTTGCCAGAAACAGGATCGATGTCACGGCTACTTCTACTTACACCAATGACTACATCATGGTCCAAGAAGGAGACCTGAACCGTTCGCTGGCCTTGTTGGTGACCTTGGGGTTTGAGCATCGGGAACAACGATAGAAGCGGTCTGATTCCGCTGTGGAGAGCATGCTGGATCGCCGTTTATTTGAGTCATGGAACCCGTTGCGATCCTATACCAACATGCGCCCCCGCCCATCGTCTCGGGCATCTCCAAACCCATGAAACCCGGAGGATATTCGGATAGTGGAGCCGATATCGGCTATTGTCTCCATCATCGGGCCATTCCCCTTCGTGTACCCCGAATTCATCCGAGGATGGAGGTAGACCTTGACTGGGTATTTCCAGATTCTGTAGAGGGAATCGAGCAGGCATATCAAGCTGGCGCACGGATCTTCTGGTTGAATACCGTCCTGTATGCGTCCCATCCAATCACGCAATTTTTTGACAGAGACATTCAGATCGTGGGGCAGTCCCCTTCGTTGGTAGACCGATACGATGATAAGCTGGTGGCCAACGCATTTCTGCAAAGCCAAGGACTGCCTGTTCCGCCATTCGCCAAATTCCAACTAGCCCAAGTCGAACAGGCAGCGGACTCCATTCCTGCATTTCCGGTGGTCCTCAAGCCCATCCGTGGAAGAGGAAGCCAAGGGGTTTCCTTGATTCAAGATCGCGCGGCATTCCTCGCAAACGCCCAGAAATTGACCGAAGCCGGAACGTACGGAGATGCTGCGTACTGGGAACCCTTTCTCCCCGGAAAAGAATTGACACTCACCGTCATGCCTCCAGATCGATTTAATATGGGGCGTCTGAAGGGTTGGAAATCAACCTATTGGTCACTGCCGCCTGTTGCGCGGATCAATCATTCAGCAGGCATCGCACCTTACAACGGCACAGTTGCAGTAGTTCAAAATTCAGCCGTGATTTCCCCTGATGAGATTCAACAACCAGCTGTACAGACCCTCATGCGACAATGCGAACGGGCCGCCCAACTCATCGGGGCTCAAGCGCCCATTCGCATCGATTGTAGGGCCGATTCCGAGGGGAATTATCAGCTGTTCGATGTGAATCTCAAACCCAACATGACCGGAGCGAGTCGGCCCCATCGGCGTGAGCAGGATAGCTTGACCATGATTGCTACCCGAGTATTGGGCTGGGATTACGGAGATTTGCTGGAGCGGATGCTCAATCTGCGCTGGAGACCCAGTGATCACAGAGAATGAGTAATTGAAGAACTTTTCCTCACAAAAAACGGCCAATTTTATGGGATTTTCAGGCTCGATGATCGCCATCGATCACAAAGATGCGACCCCGCTTCTTGAGGTTTTCGAATTGACCCGAACAGGAAAATGGATGGATTTTTTCTCAGGGGATTTTGCCGTTAGTCAACACGGTGATTATGCGGTACTTTGGCTGAACGATCCATATATGAGCTTTGAACGCATGCTCTTGTCGATGTCTCTCAAGCATCGGGTGCTGGCGCTTCATGTCAATGATACCGTGATGTGGTCAGGGGCGGTCAGGTATGATGGCGGACAGGTTACCTGGCAAGTTTTCCATGACTCGCAGGAAGGCACAGAGCATCTTTCAACCATCGGCCGATTACCCGAAAACTTTCAGGCCATCAAGGCAGCAGCTGTCAAAGCCCAGACAGAGGCAAAAGAGGAGCCTGATGAGTTTAGGGTTGATTATTTCTTCGATGTGCCTGTAGATCTGTTCAATTCAATCGTAGATGCCGATTATCGGGTTGAATATGAACAAGAACTAGAAGCCGTTTCCCGAAAGCAATCTTCGGCACAAGCACCTAAAGACAAGCCTTGGTGGAATCCTTTTGGTTGGTAGTGGATGAGTTTCATGATGAGGGCGTATCCCGGCGTGCTGACCAGATGGGGGACGCATGGCATGATCGTCGCCGGGCCGGGCTGATCCACGGGTTCGCGTTGCTCCGTCCTCGGATGAAAAGACACGAAGAATCGTCAAACTCTCTTGAGAGATTGCTCCCAGCATTGCATGCATCCTGCTCTTTCGGACCGCTCCTGATGGAGCGCCGTTCCCATCCCTTACGCCGCTACAACCAGCCGCACATCCATGTTCGAAAAACCACCCAATTGGACATGCATTCCAGCTAGACATTGCCTGTGGCGTAAGTGGCGGTATTGCTGAGTGTGATGCGGCCATTTCCATAGCGCTCCTTCAAGATTTCCATGAGGGCGTCATGAACTTCGCCTTTTCCTTCTTCCCCAATTTGGTTGAAGAGCATCTTCACAGGAGGCGCACCTACAGTCAGCATGGCCCAAAGATCCTCTGGTTGGGCCACCTGGACCTCTCGGGTGGCATATCCGACCTCGACCCGCTTGAATCCCGCCGCCTCCATCTGGACCTTGAAGCTATTCAGATTCGCCAAACTGAATATCGGAGGAGGCGTGGAAGGCCGCTCAAGATTCGGCAAGGCCCGCTGAATGGATTGGATAAACAGGCTGAATGCCTCAAATCGATCCGGACCGGCCCAGCCACTCACAAAGGCGCGACCCTTGGGACGGAGCACACGCTTCAATTCGCTGAATCCACTCTCCCGGTCAGGAAAGAGCATGAGGCCAAAGCTACACGCCGCCCGATCCATAGAAGCATCTGCGAGTTCGAGTGCTTGCCCGTTCATTTCCCGAAAGGAGGCATTCCCAATTCCTGCCTGTGCGCATCTGGTTTCATTGATCTTAAGCATATTGGGAGAGAAGTCCGTCACGAGCAACTGCCCGACATTTCTGGCCAAGGTAAGCGTCAAGGCACCTGATCCTGCTGCCACCTCAACGGCCTCATGACCATCGTGCACTTGAAGCTGGTCAACGAATTCATCTGCAAAAAGCTCCATCATGAAAGGAGCGATCTTTTGGGCATAGCCTTGACTGGCCGCATCCCAATTCTCGGGCGTGTCGATAGGGGATTGAGGAGTATTCATTGCGTGGAGTGATTGAAGGGTGAATTTGGACGGTCTTGCAGATTTCCTTCAGTCTGCATCATGTCTTTGATGGATAAAGCCAAATTCGAGGTTGAAAGTTTGTTCCTGTAGATGCGGTCTTCTCACTTCCAATCCTTTTTCGATCAGGATACACCCAAAGTCCACCCGCCAAAAGTGTACAAAAGAAAAGTGTACAAAAGGAAAAGCAAGTGAGCAGTTGTGGAATTCGGTCGGTAAACAGGTCTTGAACACAACAGTCCATTAACCTGAAAACTGATTGTCATGACCCAGCCACTCGACTTTTCCGGATTTCGCCCTTGTTCGCAGAAATGGAGCGACATGACGCCCGCCGAAAAGGGCCGAAACTGTCTATCCTGCCAGAAATTTGTCCATGATTTTCGCGGTCATTCCGATTTTGAAATTGGCCGGGCACATATCCTGAGTGATGTTCCAATATGCGGAATGTATGACGCTTGGCGTGTGAATGGGGAGAAAACAGAAACTG is a window from the Pontibacter sp. G13 genome containing:
- a CDS encoding ACT domain-containing protein, with translation MMLFEIDTELAEVIRTSWFTLDPDTYAYTKVEEVRHPEKHLIVTRDADEITVVTALQHLELLGRYERNPENWRLMNIKCGNPFYCVGFLASICSEFARNRIDVTATSTYTNDYIMVQEGDLNRSLALLVTLGFEHREQR
- a CDS encoding class I SAM-dependent methyltransferase — its product is MNTPQSPIDTPENWDAASQGYAQKIAPFMMELFADEFVDQLQVHDGHEAVEVAAGSGALTLTLARNVGQLLVTDFSPNMLKINETRCAQAGIGNASFREMNGQALELADASMDRAACSFGLMLFPDRESGFSELKRVLRPKGRAFVSGWAGPDRFEAFSLFIQSIQRALPNLERPSTPPPIFSLANLNSFKVQMEAAGFKRVEVGYATREVQVAQPEDLWAMLTVGAPPVKMLFNQIGEEGKGEVHDALMEILKERYGNGRITLSNTATYATGNV
- a CDS encoding cellulase family glycosylhydrolase, yielding MRIFTWLLLTVISGALMAQTVANDSVPVPGQWSKERIQAWYDQQPWLVGCNYYPATAINQIDMWQAETWDPDRIDLELGWAADMGMNTLRVFLHDLVWENDRKGLLERMDQFLNICQRHGIRPWFVFFDDCHFPNPQLGEQPLPVVGYHNSGWVNCPARDVANRYAQEEATRKERKRLKGYVQTTMRRFKDDDRVLMWELYNEPGQAGIKDASQRLVYDSWVWARAVNPSQPITSCTAGSVGETNIQINALNSDLHSVHAYGDADHLRKRVKPYIESGRPVMVTEWLARDRKSTVAEILPVLKELNMGAVNWGFVSGESGTVWNWGTRRAPAGGKRNVEEERAAGNVVNPGEDFPEPEIWFHDLLRMDGTPYDAEEIALFRKLTGAER